A stretch of the Euleptes europaea isolate rEulEur1 chromosome 14, rEulEur1.hap1, whole genome shotgun sequence genome encodes the following:
- the BAG4 gene encoding BAG family molecular chaperone regulator 4 translates to MAAALRRLLHGAEVERVRPEPEPPPLPPWGMEARRCPVHGGGGSRGERTARGDNGGFQEQPSYAGYGSHYWNSQPRASYPSPYPPGPELQGQGIDNSYTNGVYGTQYSTPGTGPPPYPSLPQSNAYYSTGHPHAPYSAESPGTYQPQSPASNWNYPPPDCPAEGSMVRRQVPGYAQPPTPGFPVAPYPYGDCNHGIPQQGPPPPPQPRLQDTTWRPPGTYGMQPPYGWSPASAGHGNRYVAESSAPWPTNGASAPHPPINNAKDSSYNQLEQGTNQHSYFPEATHLPPGTMNDHKLAQLDSKPSASNTKVQYSAQPQLYNNTQKRPLATADHGSGFKSNGQLPPEPPDVPPGVQKVMEAMEGVELLEEEVDEFVGKKTDKGYRLLEEMLTKKLLELDSIETGGQETVRQARKEAVHRIQAVLEELERKGL, encoded by the exons ATGGCGGCCGCGTTGAGGAGACTGTTACACGGTGCGGAAGTGGAACGAGTCCGGCCGGAGCCCGAGCCTCCTCCGCTGCCGCCATGGGGCATGGAGGCCCGCAGGTGCCCTGTACATGGCGGCGGAGGCAGCAGGGGGGAGAGGACCGCCCGTGGCGACAATGGCGGTTTCCAG GAGCAGCCCTCTTATGCTGGATATGGCTCCCACTACTGGAACTCTCAGCCTAGGGCTTCTTACCCAAGTCCATATCCTCCTGGACCTGAGCTCCAAGGCCAG GGGATCGATAATTCCTATACAAATGGCGTTTATGGCACTCAGTACTCCACTCCTGGGACAGGACCACCTCCATATCCCAGTCTCCCACAATCAAATGCCTACTATTCTACAGGGCATCCTCATGCCCCTTATTCTGCAGAGTCTCCTGGAACGTACCAGCCTCAGTCACCAGCTTCCAACTGGAATTACCCCCCACCTGACTGCCCAGCTGAAGGTTCTATGGTGAGGAGGCAAGTACCAGGATATGCCCAGCCTCCG ACGCCTGGCTTTCCTGTCGCGCCCTATCCATATGGTGACTGCAATCATGGTATTCCTCAGCAGGGGCCGCCACCACCGCCCCAGCCAAGGCTTCAGGATACAACATGGAGACCTCCTGGCACTTATGGGATGCAGCCTCCTTATGGTTGGTCTCCTGCATCAGCGGGACATGGGAATCGATATGTTGCTGAATCTTCTGCACCTTGGCCTACCAATGGAGCATCTGCTCCACATCCTCCAATTAACAATGCAAAG GACTCCTCTTACAACCAGTTGGAGCAAGGAACTAACCAGCACAGCTATTTTCCTGAAGCCACTCACCTGCCTCCTGGGACCATGAATGATCACAAGCTGGCACAGCTTGACTCTAAGCCATCTGCTTCCAACACCAAAGTGCAGTACAGCGCGCAGCCCCAGCTGTATAATAACACACAGAAGAGGCCACTTGCGACAGCTGACCATGGATCGGGCTTCAAAAGCAACGGGCAGCTTCCACCGGAACCACCTGATGTGCCGCCAGGCGTTCAGAAGGTTATGGAGGCTATGGAGGGGGTTGAGCTGCTAGAGGAAGAGGTAGACGAATttgtggggaaaaaaacagacaaAGGCTACCGGCTACTGGAGGAAATGCTGACCAAGAAGCTGTTGGAGCTGGACTCTATAGAGACAGGAGGTCAGGAGACTGTACGCCAGGCAAGGAAAGAGGCTGTTCACAGAATCCAGGCCGTACTGGAAGAACTGGAAAGAAAGGGACTTTAA
- the LSM1 gene encoding U6 snRNA-associated Sm-like protein LSm1 produces the protein MNYMPGTASLIQDIDKKHLVLLRDGRTLIGYLRSIDQFANLVLHQTVERIHVGKKYGDIPRGIFVVRGENVVLLGEIDLEKESDTPLQQVSIEEILEVQRVEQQAKQESEKLKVQALKERGLSIPRADTLDEY, from the exons ATGAACTACATGCCGGGCACCGCGAGCCTCATCCAGGACATCGACA AGAAACACTTGGTCCTCCTCAGAGACGGCAGAACGCTGATAGGATATTTACGAAGCATTGATCAGTTCG CCAATTTGGTGTTGCACCAGACGGTGGAGCGCATTCACGTGGGTAAAAAATACGGCGACATCCCCCGTGGCATCTTTGTGGTGAGGGGCGAGAACGTGGTTCTTCTGGGAGAAATT gaCCTGGAGAAGGAAAGCGACACCCCATTGCAGCAAGTGTCGATCGAGGAGATCCTGGAGGTCCAGCGGGTAGAGCAGCAGGCGAAGCAGGAGTCGGAGAAGCTGAAAGTGCAGGCCCTGAAGGAGCGGGGCCTCTCCATCCCCCGGGCCGATACCCTTGATGAATACTAG